A portion of the Pedobacter cryoconitis genome contains these proteins:
- the tatC gene encoding twin-arginine translocase subunit TatC, with the protein MSDNKAQDLIGAIKNKGKNLESEMSFFDHIDVLRKHLLRALLAIVIFTGLAFWFYDFLFNTIIMGPKSPDFWTYRMMCKLVQIFPSLGSDFCITSIKGKIINTEMAGQFTLQINSCIMTGIVFGIPYILFELWLFIKPALHEKERKAARGFVFFASVLFLIGVLFGYFIICPLSINFLTNFSVSPMIENTFTIDSYLSSVSTLTIGTGIIFELPVVIYILSIFGIMTPAFMRASRRYAVVIILIIAAVVTPTPDMMTMLVVAFPLFILYELSIFISAKIERRKNKELYGTTKGNNA; encoded by the coding sequence ATGAGTGATAATAAAGCGCAGGACCTTATAGGGGCCATTAAGAATAAAGGAAAGAATCTGGAGTCTGAAATGTCTTTCTTTGACCATATTGATGTATTAAGAAAACACTTGCTCAGGGCATTATTGGCGATCGTAATTTTTACTGGTTTAGCCTTCTGGTTTTACGATTTCCTGTTTAACACGATTATAATGGGCCCTAAGAGCCCTGATTTCTGGACTTACCGCATGATGTGTAAGCTGGTTCAGATCTTCCCTTCGCTGGGATCTGATTTTTGTATTACCTCTATTAAGGGTAAAATTATCAATACAGAAATGGCAGGCCAGTTTACGTTACAGATTAATTCCTGTATCATGACGGGTATCGTTTTTGGAATCCCGTATATCCTTTTTGAACTTTGGTTATTCATCAAACCTGCCCTTCATGAAAAGGAAAGGAAGGCTGCAAGGGGATTTGTCTTCTTTGCTTCTGTATTATTTCTGATAGGTGTTTTATTTGGTTATTTCATCATCTGTCCATTATCAATTAACTTCCTGACTAATTTCTCGGTGAGCCCGATGATCGAAAATACATTCACGATTGATTCGTATTTATCCTCTGTCTCTACTTTAACCATCGGAACAGGGATTATATTTGAATTACCTGTTGTCATTTATATCCTCTCGATATTCGGGATCATGACACCTGCGTTTATGCGTGCCAGCCGGAGATATGCGGTTGTAATCATCCTGATCATTGCTGCTGTAGTTACCCCTACTCCGGATATGATGACGATGCTTGTCGTAGCCTTCCCGCTCTTTATTTTATATGAGTTGAGTATATTCATTTCTGCAAAAATTGAACGCAGAAAAAACAAAGAACTTTACGGTACAACTAAAGGTAACAACGCTTAA